AGTGATTAAATGAAGCTATCTCCCTATATACGTGTCCCTCCATTTTTGTAAATTTAGTAATCATACTCTCGCTTTTATCCACCAGAAGATGGATTCAGGAATAATAATGAGAGGCAGAGAATGTGTGATGGGCAGCAGACGGaggaatggaaagagagagaccccTCCAGAGACAGCCCAGGGCCTTCGGCTGAGTATGCAGGAGGAATCAGTAGAATAACATCACCCAGGGTGAAAGAAGAAGtccaggaaggagagagaccaAATGCATGTTCTGAACGAGGGAGAAATTTCAACCTCTGCCCCAGTCTTGTAGAAACTCAGAGACTCAGTGAAGGAGAAACTCCATTTCAAAGTGCTGACACTTCAGCAGACTTCACCACAAACTTACAATCTGTTGAACAGCAAGAAATTATTGAATGTGGGAACAAGTTCCCTGAGAGGACAAGTCACACATCTGTCCAACAAtatcacagaaagaaaaaaacaacatttacagGTTCTGAAGAAGAGATAAAGACCCCTACGAATACAAAACTTACAGCACATGGAAAAGATCATCTAAAAAAGAAACCATTAAAATGCACTCAGTGTGAACAATGCTTTTTCTTCCAAGCTGAGATGGAAGGACATGTAAGAATTCAATCTGGAGAAAGACCATTTCAGTGCCCTGAATGTGAGGAGAGGTTTACTGAGAAATCAAACCTGAGAGAACAGAAACAAATTCACAGACAAGACCAACCTTTTAAGTGTTCTCAGTGTGAAAAATGTTTCAGATATAGATCCTGGCTTAAAGGTCACCAGAGAAGTCACAAGGGAGAGAAGTCATTTATATGGTCTGAATGTGATAAAGATTTATGTCAGAAATTTAGTTTAGGAAAACACACAAATATTCACACAGGTgcgaaaccatttaaatgttctgaatgtgataaatgcttCACCCAGCGATCTAAGCTTAAAATCCACATCAGAGTtcatacaggtgagaaaccatttaaatgttctgaatgtgataaatggtTTGCTCAAATATCCCATCTTAAAAGCCACAAAATGGTCCATACAGgcgagaaaccatttaaatgttctgaatgtgataaatgttttgccCATAAATGCAACCTTAAATACCATAAACGTGTCCacacaggtgagaaaccatttaagtgttctgaatgtgataaatgtttcgctAGAAAATTCCATCTTAAAAGCCACAAACCCGTccatacaggtgagaaaccatttacatgttctgaatgtgataaatgttttgtcCATAGATGCAGTCTTAAATACCATAAACGTGTCCATACAGgcgagaaaccatttaaatgttctgaatgtgataaatgttttgctCAAAGATCCCATCTTAAAAGCCACAAAACCGTCCATACatgtgagaaaccatttaaatgttctgaatgtgataaatgttttgccCAGAGATGCAATCTTAAATGCCATAAACGTGTCCATGCAGGTGAGaaaccttttacatgttctgaatgtgataaatgttttgctAAAAAATCCCATCTTAAAAGCCACAAAACAGTCCATATatgtgagaaaccatttaaatgttctgaatgtgataaatgttttgctCAACTATCTCATCTTAAAAGCCACAAAACCGTCCACACAggtgaaaaaccatttaaatgttctgaatgtgataaatgttttgctCATAGATGCAATCTTAAATACCATAAACGTGTccatacaggtgagaaaccatttacatgttctgaatgagATGCTTCGCTCAAAGATCCCATCTTAAATACCACAAAACCGTTCATACaagtgagaaaccatttaaatgttctcaaATGTGATAAAAGTTTCTTGCAGAAATGTGAtcttaaaaaacacaaaagaatgcATACCACTGAGaaactatttaaatgttttgactGTGGTAAATCTTTCACTCAAATATTTAACCTTAATAATGTTAAAAACTTTGAAACTTACCCCGCCTGGTTTCCTTCCCCGATATAGCCAGTGATGACTTTCAGTTTctaaacataacatttattaagtagcttagagatctataagagctggcaggatttgtttatttcatgcatgcatacaaagtCAAGACAGCGGAAACGATAAAGAATCAAGAGTTTTTGTTTCCTTATGGGAGTGGATGGAGCCACGTATCACAGAATTTAACTGTTCACCCAGCCATGCCAATCTACTCGTCGTTTTaaatttgtctttgtcttttaaGCACTGGTAACAAGGCTTGCACATCCCTCCCCCATTTGCTGGTAATTTTCTTTCATGTGCCCCTCAAATGTTACATATCATGCTTATTCAGTAGTTCATTGTTCTTGTAGTTTCTCAGGCACTTTAGACACTTTCTTATCGCAGACTCATTCTTATCCACACTattgcacagcttctgcttctcTGTCTCTGGGCTGGCCATGACCTTGTATTTCAGTTACTAGTCAACATGGGGCAGTtttttcttaaagcagcaattaacaaCTAACTTAGATCCTCAAAAAACACAAGAGTCCATAACCATTGCGAAAAGGTTTAAATGTTCGGATTTTGGTAAATGTTGCAGACAGATATCTGCTCTAAGGAAGCACAAAAGAATCCATACTAGTCTGATTCAGAGCAATTTCCAAACACTCCCTGATATGTTACCTGTGAAAATTACACATGATGAACttcagaaggaggctctctttggcacaatgcaagtgcTAACAAGGGCATTAGCCATAAATTTGAGATACAGATCATTTCTAACTTAACCTGGCTATGAATTAGGTTGATTCCTGTCGAGGTCATTGCAAAATAAACTAGTTTAGAGAAACTGTCCCATACAACAGCATGAAATGAGCCATGTGAAACAGAGACCATATAAATGCTCTGAATGTGACAATATACATAGTCACAAAATAATGACGGTAGAaatggaccaaatggtccatccagtctgcccagcaagcttcttatggtaatatttgCTGCGCCATGCAGCTTAGCCCCcagtttcttttaagggtagcaactgccactccatggagttatccccaagccttaggataacccataaaaataGTGCTAGAACCATTTTTAtggggtgatgagccttcttgaaaattcagacagtgctgcctgatgtgctttgcttatggacttgtcctgtattttttcccttatgtctgtgcatcagtaccccagactgtaaaagtcagggatCATGTTGATTGTCTCTggatccaattcctctttcctgaCACTCCCCCGTCActatcaaagcagagagtgattaTTGCAGTTgtgttaaaagcatcaaggcttattggttaagggtagtaatccccatgctttctgctaagggtagcaactgctgctccgtgcaagttacccccatgcttatcagttccccgaatgtaaaagtctgggcccttgttggttgcggtctgaatccaatttctcttttcccctgctgaTGAAGTGGAGATCTGTGTTTTATTTGTatgaaaagcatcaaggcttattggttaaggctagtaactgccgcACTGAGAACATTACTCCATGCagccttttcctcatttccatcctctagccttgaGGGATTCTCAGTGttaatcccatgcccctttgaaatctttcattgtttttctcttaaccacctcctccagaagggcattccaggcctccatcaccctctccatgaagaaatatttcctgattttggttctgaatcttccctagttctgatttctttccaacggaagaGGTTCGAAGTTCATGCATCTTTAAAATATTtcaggtctgtatcctatctcccctgcacctcctctcttccaggctgtacatatacagatccttcagccacttctcataggtcttccaatactgatcctgtcacatggaagcTAATATATACCCCAATCAATACCCCTGGGGTCCCTACGTTCAAAATTAAGTCCCTCATTTCCTGTTAAAAAGCGAATGGCCCTACCTGCAAATTCAGCTCAGAATAAAGAAAAGCAATCAGGTAGTTCTCAGGGAACAGGACTGCAATCAGACTACTCTGTCCTCGGTATTGCACCCGGGCACATAAAAATGACTGGTACACAGATAATGCAATTTCTTAACGAGACGCTGCCGAAAGCTTTACTGTTACCTTCCCAACATGTTATCTCTCTGGGAAACTTGGCAAATGTCCCAGAAAGCAGGGGAATTTCAAGGTTTATGTTAGCCACTAAATGCTGTGATCTTTTTATTGATTGAAAGCCAATGCTTCATGCTAGGTGAATTAAAATATAGCTCATTTACCTCCAATCTAGCTAAGCAGGTAGAACAGATGTTATAAGGCATTAGATATAAATATATGATATCAGGTAGACTTTTATGTGTCTCTATCTATACTTTGTTTTCACACTCCTAAGAAATAGGACATTATGTGCTCTTTCTCTGTGCatctgttttttaaattctttgttaTGTGCACTGTTTTCCAAATACATGAATTTATTTTCTAATTCCTTTTTTGTAAACAAAAGGTATAAATATGTTGTGAAGTCTATTCTGCATCATCAGATAGCAGTCCTCTGAGGACCCAGCATCCAACCTATAGGTGAGATAAGACTCCTTAAGAAATTGCATTTATGGAACGCACTCCTCCCCCGACTTAAGATCACTTGCAAACACAAAAGATTTCCAAAAAAGCTCTTAAACAACATCTTTTTACTCTAGGCTTCCCAGATTTATCTGTATCCTGACAAtccttttcctttgtttatttcttttctctcagtCCATGATTTTATGTTGTGTTTTCTGTTACAGTTTAATAGTTATCTTAACTTAAAATCTAAAAACAATGATAAACTTATGTTCAGACTaaactatgtatgttttatttgtaactcgctcccttcccctccccctgaaaaTTGGAGGGAGTGGgaaagaaatgcttttaaataaataaaattgtctcATATATAATAAACAAGCATATATTTGTGCTGAACACTTTCTTTGTCTGATTTACTGAGTTGCTCTGTCTTAATAAATAATTATCTTTCTCACCCTAATACGTTATCTCTAAGGAGTAATGATGTGTTACACTTATTTGTCATGGggtgcaggggagagagagtgaattttAAGGGAACTCCTTATTAAAGATTTTCTCACCCAGTAGTACCTGACAGAATATGAACTGGAGacaaccccacaccattttggctgcctttctctggaccgcctccatcctgtctctgtctcctttgagatacgggctccagaactgaacacagtactccaggtgaggcctcaccaagactgtacaaggggatcatcatttcctttctcctactggttattcttctctctgtgcagccctcctggctttagctatcgccttgtcatattgcctCACCattttcagatcatcagatactatcacaCAAGTCCCACTCCCAGTCCATGCgaattagtctttcaccccccatcacacacagctcttttggattgctgcaccctaGATGCAcgactgcactttttggcattgaatcccagctaccaaatctttgatcactcttcaagatttcttaaatcacttttcattctctcttctctgttGTACTCATTGGTCTGCGGGCTGCTCTCACAGATTGCCATTCTTAGCTCCGGCCCGACTCTCGGCAGCACATGCAGTGGGCCACTGCCACCGATTTCTCCCTAGTCAGCTGTTTTCCTAAACGTGATGAATCACCGCTGACACCCAGCAAATGCCACCACTCTTGCCTATACTTTTGATTAGGCACGCGCAGGCGCACACTtatcttcaatatttaaagggaccacggtgGGAAATCTCCCATGGTCCTTGCTGATGACGTCCGACAGTGAGTCCTATAAGAAGCCTCTTCTGACACggctccagtgcctcagcaacaggtcttctatTTCCTAAAGTAGTCTGAGTTGTCTTCAGCCTTCGGCGCCCTTAGTCTCTTTagtcccagcatcctgcctcttcGGTTCTTCAGTGTGGCTTGCTTCCTCtcttgctccttgcctccctGAACTGCCCATTCGTCCCTCCTTCCCATTGGACAGATACCCGGTGCTTGACCTTGGCTTGATTCCGGACATTCTcaattgctgcctgcctccgaccataGCTTGCCCCCAAATACGCCAAGTCTTCTCCTGTTCTGATCCCGTAATGCCAACAGATCTTTCCACCAGCAGAAGCTGCTGGCCCCGGTACCTGAAGGCTGAACCCGAGGGGCACGTAAGCTGGTggaggcgaagctccagttgggtctggGCCTCGTCTGAatctgcctgccaacggtgggaacctgcagggctcctcccagcAGGTTGAATCAAGTCCACCTCTGCCCAAGATTCCACGCCTGAAACAATACTCCTCTCCGTTTCAGAGCTTAGTATAATTCACTTAAAAACTCCTTGTAGGGTTTTggtttgttgatagttaatgtttTTCAAGCGATCATAAATCTAGATGCAATAACCAATAAAATCATTATAAACAAAAGT
The DNA window shown above is from Rhinatrema bivittatum chromosome 19, aRhiBiv1.1, whole genome shotgun sequence and carries:
- the LOC115080207 gene encoding oocyte zinc finger protein XlCOF6-like isoform X2, producing MCALVSDPASVAFRDVAAYFWEVEWDILGEWQKELYKKVIKEIHGVLMSRGYSILNPDVVFKIKKEDEKYFPQHWELKGKETMKDPSISLPIVTSVFSLSVKQEEDLPFLDPPESETTEGIHPPVTSSPSVTPDILIRFKQEGRGTEPPRSEDTGNLSIPGACEELHEAGDAAWIKGSRGPSPDPAAEILRMGGEEMESKSEDGFRNNNERQRMCDGQQTEEWKERDPSRDSPGPSAEYAGGISRITSPRVKEEVQEGERPNACSERGRNFNLCPSLVETQRLSEGETPFQSADTSADFTTNLQSVEQQEIIECGNKFPERTSHTSVQQYHRKKKTTFTGSEEEIKTPTNTKLTAHGKDHLKKKPLKCTQCEQCFFFQAEMEGHVRIQSGERPFQCPECEERFTEKSNLREQKQIHRQDQPFKCSQCEKCFRYRSWLKGHQRSHKGEKSFIWSECDKDLCQKFSLGKHTNIHTGAKPFKCSECDKCFTQRSKLKIHIRVHTGEKPFKCSECDKWFAQISHLKSHKMVHTGEKPFKCSECDKCFAHKCNLKYHKRVHTGEKPFKCSECDKCFARKFHLKSHKPVHTGEKPFTCSECDKCFVHRCSLKYHKRVHTGEKPFKCSECDKCFAQRSHLKSHKTVHTCEKPFKCSECDKCFAQRCNLKCHKRVHAGEKPFTCSECDKCFAKKSHLKSHKTVHICEKPFKCSECDKCFAQLSHLKSHKTVHTGEKPFKCSECDKCFAHRCNLKYHKRVHTGEKPFTCSE
- the LOC115080207 gene encoding oocyte zinc finger protein XlCOF6-like isoform X1, producing MCALVSDPASVAFRDVAAYFWEVEWDILGEWQKELYKKVIKEIHGVLMSRGYSILNPDVVFKIKKEDEKYFPQHWELKGKETMKDPSISLPIVTSVFSLSVKQEEDLPFLDPPESETTEGIHPPVTSSPSVTPDILIRFKQEGRGTEPPRSEDTGNLSIPGACEELHEAGDAAWIKAGSRGPSPDPAAEILRMGGEEMESKSEDGFRNNNERQRMCDGQQTEEWKERDPSRDSPGPSAEYAGGISRITSPRVKEEVQEGERPNACSERGRNFNLCPSLVETQRLSEGETPFQSADTSADFTTNLQSVEQQEIIECGNKFPERTSHTSVQQYHRKKKTTFTGSEEEIKTPTNTKLTAHGKDHLKKKPLKCTQCEQCFFFQAEMEGHVRIQSGERPFQCPECEERFTEKSNLREQKQIHRQDQPFKCSQCEKCFRYRSWLKGHQRSHKGEKSFIWSECDKDLCQKFSLGKHTNIHTGAKPFKCSECDKCFTQRSKLKIHIRVHTGEKPFKCSECDKWFAQISHLKSHKMVHTGEKPFKCSECDKCFAHKCNLKYHKRVHTGEKPFKCSECDKCFARKFHLKSHKPVHTGEKPFTCSECDKCFVHRCSLKYHKRVHTGEKPFKCSECDKCFAQRSHLKSHKTVHTCEKPFKCSECDKCFAQRCNLKCHKRVHAGEKPFTCSECDKCFAKKSHLKSHKTVHICEKPFKCSECDKCFAQLSHLKSHKTVHTGEKPFKCSECDKCFAHRCNLKYHKRVHTGEKPFTCSE
- the LOC115080207 gene encoding oocyte zinc finger protein XlCOF6-like isoform X3 encodes the protein MCALVSDPASVAFRDVAAYFWEVEWDILGEWQKELYKKVIKEIHGVLMSRGYSILNPDVVFKIKKEDEKYFPQHWELKGKETMKDPSISLPIVTSVFSLSVKQEEDLPFLDPPESETTEGIHPPVTSSRGPSPDPAAEILRMGGEEMESKSEDGFRNNNERQRMCDGQQTEEWKERDPSRDSPGPSAEYAGGISRITSPRVKEEVQEGERPNACSERGRNFNLCPSLVETQRLSEGETPFQSADTSADFTTNLQSVEQQEIIECGNKFPERTSHTSVQQYHRKKKTTFTGSEEEIKTPTNTKLTAHGKDHLKKKPLKCTQCEQCFFFQAEMEGHVRIQSGERPFQCPECEERFTEKSNLREQKQIHRQDQPFKCSQCEKCFRYRSWLKGHQRSHKGEKSFIWSECDKDLCQKFSLGKHTNIHTGAKPFKCSECDKCFTQRSKLKIHIRVHTGEKPFKCSECDKWFAQISHLKSHKMVHTGEKPFKCSECDKCFAHKCNLKYHKRVHTGEKPFKCSECDKCFARKFHLKSHKPVHTGEKPFTCSECDKCFVHRCSLKYHKRVHTGEKPFKCSECDKCFAQRSHLKSHKTVHTCEKPFKCSECDKCFAQRCNLKCHKRVHAGEKPFTCSECDKCFAKKSHLKSHKTVHICEKPFKCSECDKCFAQLSHLKSHKTVHTGEKPFKCSECDKCFAHRCNLKYHKRVHTGEKPFTCSE